Genomic DNA from Theobroma cacao cultivar B97-61/B2 chromosome 3, Criollo_cocoa_genome_V2, whole genome shotgun sequence:
GAGGGCTACAAAAAAGGTCATGAGGAATTTTCAAGGGACTAAAGATTTCATGTTTACATATAGACGATCCAACATCTTGGAAGttgttggatattcagatttAGACTTTGCTGGTTGTATTGATTCTCGAAAGTCAACATCTGGATATATCTTCATGCTTGTTGGAAAAGCTATATCTTGAAGAAGTGCAAAGCAATCTTTGGTTATTACTTCTACCATGGAAGCCGAGTTTGTTACTTGTTTTAAGGTTACATCACAAGGCATTCGGTTGAGGAGTTTCATCTCTAAGTTTCGAGTTGTTGAATCAATCTCTAAGCCATTGATGTTGTATTGTGACAATTTTACTGTTGTGTTCTTTGCTAAGAATAATAAGAGTGGAAGTCAAAGTAAACACATCTGCATTAAGTACTTAGCCATCAAAGAGCACATTAAAGCAAATGAAGTGCTTATTGAACACATTTGTATTAAGTTAATGATTGCATATCCTTTGACAAAAGGCATGCCACTAAAGATGTTCAAGGATCATgtaacgaaaatgagattgatTTTCGATCTGTCACTTACTATTTGAGTTGAGATGCTAGCACATCTTTCTTTGTAATGAAACTcagaattttaatttgttttctcATTTATGATTGTATACATTTTATGtttgaaaacaacaaaaattagGGACCTAGAATAAACATTTGAGGTTTATTCATAAAGTAATATATCATATTATGAAgtttattcaaaaaaagagaaattacaTTGTAATACATGGAAGGTAATACTTATTTATAAAAGGACTTACCCCCATGATTTAtgtaattccatttttctatTTAAGCATATAGGGAATAAGCTTATTATATCGCGAAAATAATTGTGTAATAAAAGTTTGGATCAAGTGGGAGaatgttgaaattttaattttaaaatttaaaaatcccATTTATCTTTAATAGTCCtaacttttaaatttcatgATAAGTGATATGGTTTTAATGAGATTGTGATAATTACCCATTATTTGAATGGGATTATGATTATTACccattatttttaacattccTTAATTTCGAGTTAGCAATTATCTCCTTAATGGGAGggattttacttataaaataaacatatgGGTCCCCaacccaaaataatttttaagaaaataaataccGTATTACTATCACTGTAAAATTGTTGTTTGGGTTAAAATAACTCATTAGGAATAGACTAAAGAACTCCAAAGGTGAGTTTGTGAAGGAAGAAGCTTGACATTTGCTATAGCTGAAGGTTAGTATCATGATCATTATTGAGGGTTTTATTTGATGGGTTTATCTGCGGTATACGAAGGTGCACTATCATTGTTAAATCATAGTTGATATTTAcctatatttatttatttctgcTTATGctattattcattatttatatatgtgtaCATACATATGCATGTGAATATATTTAACAAGTTATTCTCAacaatttttagtttattagttaaTATCagtttattttctcttttatagTTATTATCATGTTGAGTAGTgattttgtattgtgaaatAGGTGGTTATGTAAGACATGCATATTgcacaattattttattttactgctattttattttaatgttgttttctctctctctctctctctctctctaaatatatttataagtgTTATTGTTGAATGGAAATATTGTAGAGAGACTTTGagtttaattatattttctccTTCGTTTTATCTTTCTTCAGTTTTCCAGTTTTATCCTTCATCACTTTAGCATATAATAGTTTgcaaatataacaaaatttttgagatttccaacatgatttttatattttgcataAAGTTTCTGTCTTGAGAAGTGTTGAAAGATGTAACAATGGAAGAAGTTCCAGATGGTGAGCTTGTTTCGTTTAGATTATTTGTAAAAGTTTTTTGTTTGAATGTTTCACTCAAGTTGTTGGAGTTGGTGCTTCAGGAAACAAACAGATACTTTTGAGCACTGTTGAGTTGGTGTATGTTGGAGTCGGTTGGTCCAGATTATGATATTTTGTTAGCTTTTGGTGCAGTCAATGCGAAATATGATTGCAAGTTtatcttatgttttataatatCTGATGTCTTAAATCAAGGTTGTTTATTgttgttgaatattattttttttatgtttcgCCTGTGTCCATTATGCTAAACTTCTAATCTTAGACAAGAACCtagattttcttttccctGATGCTGGACAAAAAATGAGACAATTATTTGAACTTTATGCTAGTTTTCTTTTGGAAGCGCAAAAACTTATATAAGCATTGATGGCAATTTTGATGTGCATAGGGTAAATGTGGCTGTGCACTTTACTTTGCATGAATGATATAGATTTCTTGCCCCCGTACGTCTTGTTAAAGAGTGCTCTATGCAGATTTCTCTTAGAATGTTTTGCTTCTGTGCCCCAATGCagaagaaaaagctcctcAGACACTTGCAAAGACATACTGTAGTAATGAAGAGCCAGTATCTTCTGTTGTGTCTGTGAAAGAAGTCAAGACCGTTAATGCTAAAGCAATGAACAAAATGAAAGAGACAGTGTCTGCATCTCCAACCATAACGCTTAGTTTGCCTATCATCAATACCGGCAAGAAAGTTTCTAAAATGATATCATTTTGACTTGTTTGTTCTGTTTGTGTGTTTTTCCTTATATAGAAAAACCCAAATGATTTGCTTTGGAAAAGCTTGATGGAATATTAGGAAGAGATTTGCCTTGAAAATTACTAAAGATGCATTTTCTTATAGGGATGCAGAGGAGGCAGAAGGTATCATATGATCTTTTGAAGTTCAGAAATCAATTGTTagaaaggtgaaaaatattttgttccAAACTTCTAGCACAGAAGTTTGCTAGAAGTTTGGAATCTCATAAATTTCGTAGTGAGGTAAGAGACAGAGATTATGATCTTACTTATTATGCCCATTACTTATATTTAACATTTGGGTGCTATCACTCATCTCATCAACTTGACTTCCATGTAACTGCATTTTGAACATAAATATTCTACCAGAATTTACTTGTATGCCAGTCCCTTTTATGTGGTCATACTTCTGGTCTGAGTGAATCAACTTTTGAGCTTagttttcttaaaatttaaatcttcATGGTGCAACTTGGTCAGAAGTATCAATTTTGAAGATCATCAAGTGGTCTAAATTGGTCTTTATAAAGCTACTGGTGCTGTATGCTTTTTGTTTGAGTTTATCCACTTATACTGTTGTCTTAGCTACTTGATTTATATGTGCGTATCTACCTTGTGGTGACAAATTGCTGCTCTTATGTTCTTTTTTCAGTAGAAAGTGACCTTGTTGTTCCCAACAAAGAGAATGTTTGCAAGGGACAGATATCGGATGCCATCCTACCTAATAATAAGCAAACAATTCTTCCTACAAAGACAGAGGAGGCTATGAGATCAAGCAGACCTTCACCATCAAGGCTTCATACAACTATTGTAGGTTCAGGCAAGATAATTTTTCTAATCACTTCACAGTACTCTACCTTTttgaaataatgataaaactATAACCTTGGTTTTCCAATTCTATGTGGTATCCTACCATCCAGATGTTTGATTGTTTTCAGATTATAGTGGTGATATAGTttatattaatctttttttgCAGCTgatcaattttaatttacttttatgtttatgtcCTCTTTAAACAAATGCTTTCTCAGGTCGAAACTTTTATGATGCTGCTGAACCTGAGAACTGTGATGTTGCAGAAAGAGAAACCTGGAATATTCGACTTAAGGTTTCCCTATACTGCCCACATCTTCCTGCTCTTCATACTACCTGGGCGTGAGTAACATGTCTTTCCAAGACATTGTACATACCATATTCTTTCTTCATGTTATGTAATTGTCTACTTGCTGAAAATTTGTATCAACATAATTCATCACAGCTCAAAACAATGGCATTGATTTCTATAcataacaatttaaataagtaGTACAGCATTCTCAATAATTCAGTCCTCTTAGCATGTCAGGCCCTCTTCTATCCTTATAATGTTAAAAGCAATTTGTCTCAAGTTATGTATATGGCATGTAGTCTTCATGAGGTCCCGCATATGTATTCTAGCATGCAATTTGCAATTAGGGTTTGCATTTATAGCTCCTTTCAAAAGGTTTACTCTATTTACTCACAGACAGAAGTCACTGACATGCCTTCATATTGACCTTTTCTCATCCTTTTTTAGGGGAGGTCTCAAATTTCTTGATATACTGCTACCCCAGGTGAATTTTACGGTGGTTTCCTGGCTTGACCTCCATGCAGAGTCCATCGTAAAGCATACAAGTCTTCACAGAAAATGCCCCCAGTCCTTCAGGTTAATGTGCTTCACCAGTGTCACCTTCAGGCAGATATACTCCAGAATGGTTGTCTAGATCTTTGTGACATTGCATTATACTTTTATCCTGTGGATTATACGGAAAGGTGTGCTGCAACATCGAATTCTggcttaaattaattttccttttacaattttaattttggactCATCTTATTACTTGAATGGCTTCTTTGATGTGTAGATCCCAACAGAATTACAGTCAACTGTTTCAGCTCATggatataaaaaaattcagtGCTGACAAGTTACATTGATGGTgtgaagttgttgataattACATCTAAACAGCTGCATTTAGACCCACGGGGTAAGCTCTCTAGACTCTCTGACTGTATGTTCTGTGAGCTTTCCTTCAGAACAATTTTGCGGGCATAGATTCTAGATTATTTTATGACAACACCACCTCTataaaagttatatttttaacGTCCAGAACAAATAAAGAACCCAGTAAGAGTTGTTGAATGTTTGTACAATCTTACTTTTAGTTCCAAGCTGGCTAGATTCTTGGTAAGCTAACTGAATGAGCTGGTTATTGGTTAATTGTGTAAAATGCTTTGTATTAGGGGTTTCTTCTTTGAATATTACTCCCTCCATCCTATTGTTATTGTTAGTTTTGTGTAAACACGCATTGTAAGAAATCAAAAACAGAAAGAATAATACGAAAAAGGTGTGTTAAATAGCTTGTGTAGTGAGTCCTAttacattaaaatgtttatggTGAAGGGATAATATTAAACTTTACTGTTACATGTTTTGAATTTTCCTctaattgaaattttagttgcgattttttttttttttgaaaggcagtGAAATTAAAACGAAAAGATTAAAGTCCCCATATAATGAGACTTACACAATAGCAACCAAGTCCTTAGAATGTAGGACCATTGCTTTTGCTAACCGGTCTGCAATGGAGTTTGTCTCTCTGAATATATGCTTGAAAGCCTAACCTGTAGTTCTGCACTTATGGCTCTCAATGTGATTCGAAATATGTTTCTTTCGCCGAAGTACAATGGAGTGATTGGTAGATGAAAGAAATGTATTGCTCGAGTCACTTTCGATAATGAGAGAATAAGAAGTTGTAAACTTAGCAAAGTTAGAGTCCTCTACACCaatgaatttagaaaatgcTCCTTTGATAACGTCTTCCTTGTTTTATGGATGTACTTTCAAGGCACAGATCACAATTGGCAAAACAATTGCTTTATTTGAAACTAAAGTAGTTCCTTTTACTACTGCAATTTTACAAACTCCATGCACCCTAGATGTAGTTTTTCAGCATGGAGGGAAGAGATTTGAGATCCAATAGTGTGGAAAATGCATAGGGTTATTAGATCTGTGGTCAAAGAAGGTACCCCATAGGCCATAGTAGccatttttacctttttgtagttccttgaaaagaaaaagaaaatgtaggATCAGCACAATCTCACACTAAGTCCAGCATTTCCCAAATGCTGATAACATGATGCTGCAATCAAAAGGTCAAAAATAATGCATCAAAGGACATCATAATGGTAGCCAAGAAGAAAACCAACATGTGGGCACCACTGCCAACCTGGTTGATTGAACTAAATGAGGCTACTATAGTTAGAAGCCCCCCCACAACTACAGAATGCAGATTCATAGTGGTAACTGACAGATGAGTCATTTTTCTTAATGGCATCATCTCATTTCATATTATTgcttaaattcaaaagaataaaaagaaaagtcacATGGTACTACTTTGTTCTTACACTAAATACTCAATCTAAATACCAGATaccaatttgaaaattgatcTTACTTTTGCCATTTTTGTGgttagcaagcatggcagaaAGCACAAGTGTAACTTTGGtagtttgtttttttcttttgggtttATGGGAAGGGGGACGATTATGTCTTCTTCAATCTTCTCTGCTTCCCCTGTAGTAATTGACAAGTACAACCATgaatcaaactcaaattacgGTGAAAAATTGTTGATCTCATTGCTAGTATGAACATAAACAAAACTTGGAAAAGTCTATAGTTCAGCCACACAAAGCTTTGTGGGTTCCCACTGACAAGGATACCCAGTTACCTTTAACCCTCAAACAGCGCTTCATAGAAACCAAAAAGCTTTACTTTGCTCAACTCCCCATGAAACtatttttttggcttttgatAGAGGTTAAACGTTTGAAgactaataaaagaaaaaaaaaaggggaaagaagaagaaataatttaaagacaTTATTATAGTACATGAAATGAAGGATCAAAAAAGCAACTCCACAAGCCGACACCGAACAAGGCCACCTTCATCCCACCATCTACATCACTCTCCtacatgttttatttttcttgtctagatATCAGCCCCGTTTCTCACACTGCCCCAAcgagtctctctctctctctctctctctctctctctctcttttcttctctccaTCTCTCTCAAGTTGCAACAAACTTTCTCTGACTGAGTTCCATTGTTATCTTCCTCTAGCTTTTGTTTCTCTTACACACACTCCCCCATACCCTTTGTTCTTCAATCATGGCTGCTCTAGTGCTTGCAGTGCTCATTCTGGCCATGACTGGCCGCTCAAGTAAGCTCTTGAGATAACATTTTTCTCTgctatgttttttttttaaccgtTCAACTAAAGCTGCAAAAGACATTTGGATTTCTGTTTGTAGATGTTAAtatccttttcttcttctctttttggcTTCTATGTGATGTCTACCTAACAttcctttttttctccctAAGAGAGAGAATTCATCTACCCCATGCTGGGTGCATCTTATCCaccatttttttccctttttgttgGTCTGGAGAGAGTTGCACCCTTTTGTCTTATGTTACTGTTTTCTAActctttcttccattttcttctttaagcTACTGAACCTTTAATGCAAGCTATATCTGGTTCTAAATAACTTCatttagttttcataccttttcCTGGTTATTTCCATGTTTTCCTAACAACACACTTGCTTTCTAGCTTGAGATTTCACTATTTTGCTCATTAAGCAAACATAACACCTTTTGTTAGTTATTCTCATCTCACTCCCACCTTAACAAAATCTCATTGTGCTTCCCCTCCCTAGAGAGGCCTTTTTCCCCTTAAATCTGTATTAAAGTTTCCCTTTCTCTGGAAAAAAATGActctatttgattttattttttgggaaagtgaataaaattttcttctggGGATTTGGACAGGTGCCACATGGTGTGTTTGCAAGGATAATGTGGGTGATGCATCCTTGCAAAAGACTTTGGACTACGCTTGTGGAGCTGGGGCTGACTGTAACGCTATCCATTCGAACGGGCCTTGTTTCAACCCTAACACTGTTAAGGCTCATTGCAATTATGCTGTCAACAGCTATTTCCAAAAAAAGGGCCAAGGTCAAGGCTCATGTGATTTTGCTGGCACTGCCACTGTCACTGCATCTGACCCTAGTAAATTCCCTGTCCATCCATCTGTAATTTCTACACTTACATTTACCAGGGcagttaaaaaaagaaaagacaaaaaaaagggCCAAAAACTAAGAacttactttttattttggtgaTTCACAGGCTCTACTGGCTGTGCTTACCCATCTAGTGTCAGGTATGCTGTAAGCTTCTGATtggttcttcctttttttatcttttatctattattagcttcatttgaaatttggtaACGGAAAACCGGAAAAAGTTTTTTATGTGTACCTCCTCTTTCTCCATCACAAAAGGTTGGACCCATCCCATGACTGTGTGATAAGAAGGGAAGGACTAAGGAGTCGGCATAATAATTTCCTGTGTTATTTAATGTGGTCTACACTATCAGCACACAACCTGTAAATGGGGCGCCTCTAGTTGTTAGGACTATTAATAGGGCATTCGGCACCGTCTGCCAAAAGTAAGTCTGAATCTTATAATTGAACTTTTAAGGTCACCAAAATGTCCATATAGTGTTTTGAGCAAAACGAAACTAAAATGCTTCATTTAGTTATAAAGATTAGGATTTAGAATGTGGCCCCAGGACTACACAGAATGGGGTATTGCTATTTGATCCCACGCTCACAAATGTTGCCAATGTTGTTGGGCTCTCTGACATTCTAGCAATTCTTATAAAAATGAACGTTGGCtatgtatttttgaaaaaattgtttccaaatttgaattttatgacAAGTTGATAGTGATTGTTATACTCAGATGTCGAAGTATTTCTATTAGTTTTGAAGCAAAGTTAGCTACGGTGGGATAGTTGGACCATGTACCATGAAATATTTTCTTGGTCCACATGCAGGTATACTTGGTCTAAAGTTTTATCAAAGGTGGACCACatagttaagtttaaaataagttttgaacagaaaaaaaaggataaataTAATAGCAATAACAATCTTAAAGATCAGATTGCTTTATGTTATGCTATCTTACCGAGATTACTGTTTTAAGTGCCTTTGTTTTACACTTCCATATTCCTCTTGGGTGCAATGGGCATCTTGCTTTCCATTATTGGAGAGGAGCCAAGAAAAGGTTAGCTTTTTTTCTGAAAGAAATTCCAGTCCACATCAACTGTTTTCATCGAGATGCCTTTACCCCCCCagaataaatttatattccaATACTAAGTCTGCTTTTTCCATTCACCTCTGATCTTGTTCTAAATGAGCTCCTTTCACCATTTTGACTGCTATTGTAACTTCATGCCGATATTGCCACATCTAATCGGTAAAGCTATAGGTTTGTGCTGTAGCATTGTAGCTTTTCACTTTCATAAAAGATCTTGCAATTATTGGGATCAAGTGTCCCCTTTTACTAAAGGTCAAGTTTGATCAGGAGTGTACAGTGTAAAGGGTTCTCATCATAGTCCCTTGTTGCTATGGTCGTATTTACTTTTATGCCCTATGGTGATTAAGGATACACATCTTATATAGTAGTCTCATCACAAGCCTTGCCTTTTGCATTGCTGTTGCTATAGTTTTATTATGTGTGTCTTTGTTAGTAAATATGGGAAGATGCTGCCTTTTAAGGCCATGTCCAAGTCAAAAAAATGTGACCACAAATAATgagtaaagataaaaaaaaaataatgagtaAAGAATAATACTGGGGTAGCAGTTTTtgcaacaaaaaaacaaaaagtgtTACTGGCAATGTCATGGTGGGGCAATCTCTTTTGGGTCTTTTTTTGATTCTTGGAGCCACCCCTATACCTTGAGATGGACAAACGTTTTCTTTGAGATTAGAGCCCCaactttttgaaatttgagaTGAGATGCCTCGAAGCTTGTGCACGTGTTGTCCTACCTTGCAACATCATTTTATGGGAGCACGCTTCTGCTGTTACTATTTTACTTCTGTTTTTCCTaccttgttcttttcttttcaaccCCACCTCTTGCCCTTTCATTATGGTTTTAAACACTAAAAACATCCCTAAATTTAAAGAACGAAGAATTCCATCCTTATGGGCCTCACTTGGGCTTGATTGTGGTATATGCCGTGTCTTCCCTACTTTGGAAAAGATCCTAGGGTTTGTTATTGGTTACACTATAGGATCACAGCTGTCCCTACTATTAACTTCACATGTTCCtgtataaaaacttaaatcaATGGAGTGGATCTTAAAGCTGTAGTggtaaagattttataaatggTCATAGTAGAACCAAGAAACTTTTGTGCTGTTATTTTGTTCTTTGGTAGGCGTCTTTTTAACTTCTACTAGGATTGCAAGgaaaaggaattttttttttttccttcccaGAATTTTCACATATAGTAAACAACTCTCATTCATGGCCTGCCAAGTGGGATATTATAATACACGTTTAGGAACTTGGGTTTGAATTCAGACTATGAAGTAAGTCAAGATACCTGAGTTAATAGCCTAAATGCAATGATTCAAATGTCAAAGGATAACAATTAGCCTTTACTATTTTAGTGTATATTCAATTTGCTTTACAGTTCAAAAGTTTTTGACCTTTTGAGTTTGGCTCAGTGGCTGGCTTAGTATCTTCATAAGTATATATGGAAGTAACACAGTGCTTGCATTCAAACCTAGGCTCCAATACGTTTAGGATATTCCTATAATTTTTCCCCCATAGTCAGCTAAGAAGTAAATCATTAAACCCTTTAATGACTTCATTAAGCCTCTTTTTGTGCCCTGCATTATTTGCTAAGGTTACGAATACATTTTGTGCTAAGAAATGTCCTGTTTCACTAGATCCAAGATGTTAGCAATTATCTCTGCAAAGTTCAAACCAACTCGACTATGCCTAGTTACGTGTACTTTTGTATGAAATATGTCCTCTACGCTATTGTGCTATGCATtgttatttgatttgttgCTTTTGGAAAATACTTGGtgactctttttttattttcttttacttggATCAGTGCCGCAAGCAGCACAACACCAACCACTCCCGTCACAACAACTACTCCATCAACCACCACACCCTCAACCATGAACCCAAGCACTAACACCCCCACAAGCACAACACCATACGGTACGACAACACCTACTGGAGTGTTAGGCGGAGTTGGCACAGGCTTAGGCCCTTCCGGAGCTGGGATCAACACAGACTACAGTGATGGAGGATATCGGCTCCAAGGCTTGTCTTTCTTCACAACCCTCTTGTTTTCAGGCTTGATGCTATTGTTGggttgaaaaaacaaaaacagcaAGTGGATTGTGGTGGTAGTGGGGTAAGGGTGGTCAGTGGTTATGCTGGATTTCAATGTGCATAAGTCGGTACCCATGTGATTCTGCTGTTGTTTATCTAAGGACATGTTGGCTAAGTTTTTTGttactttcttcttcttcttcccctcCTTACATGAGCATGGAGATGGGCTTTTCTTTATTCCTTTTAAACCATGGTTTTGTGGTGACGGATGTAGTGTTATCTACCTTTTTCACGTTTTTATGTACATCTAGATCTAGAATTCagtgaattattattttgaagagaATATGGCACCACAACATCATCCTCATTGGTAGCACTTGAGAACCTGgtttatcttttaaaattcCTTGGATTTGTCCTTCTGTTCTTTGCTCATATCTGCTTCGGTGTCATCTTGTTTGTCTTCTTTCTCAAATTTCAATGTTGGGGAACTGCTGAAACTCGCCTGTCATTTTTATGACATGGGAAGCTTTGAATTTAGACCAAGTTGTCGCAACCACCATGTCATCGATAAGGTTAATTCTGCCATCACCACTGCAAATCATTGCATGATTAATGACATAAACGACATGTAAATTGGCATTAAGTTGgaattattcttaaaattCCAAGAATTATCATACAAAAAAAAGTACCATTATTGGAGCCTGGTACAGGGTGTAGGTCTGTTTAGCATGTGAGTATGTCCGTTCTTTTGTCTTATCAACTTTTCTAGATAAGaattaaatcatttttctTAGGCTTTACATCTCTAAATATCACTCCATTATTATTCTTTCCTAATCTTCTTCCAATCAAAACTTGTTTGGATTTTTGTTTGTAAGTCTTCAAAATCACAGAATGAGATCACGCTGGGAATAGTTGTTACTTTTGTTTCGcaaataaaaatggaaattGTAAGGCATGTGCACGTTGAGTCTAGTGGGAAGGAACACTACTATTCTCTTTGAATTCATTGATGTCCAACTTATACATAATATAAATGCTCtgcaaattaaataaatgaatgGGTCATGTAATATAATAAGATTGGCTCTGTCAATGTGTTTGATTCAGGCGTAAGTCAAGTGAGAATATGCCTTGGAAGTGTGGATTCCATTGGCCCTGGGTCATAGCCATGACAATACCATGACTGAGGCTATTAATATTCACACCAAACCCCACCAGCTCTTGAAGATTTTGTTCAGGATTTGGAACATCAATGAATGCCCACATCACATGCTACACATTTTTTTAAGTACTGTTTAGTTCATAAGgtcatatttattttatgtataaTTTTCTTTCGATTTAATGCTCTTTTTGGCAGTCT
This window encodes:
- the LOC18604827 gene encoding PLASMODESMATA CALLOSE-BINDING PROTEIN 3 → MAALVLAVLILAMTGRSSATWCVCKDNVGDASLQKTLDYACGAGADCNAIHSNGPCFNPNTVKAHCNYAVNSYFQKKGQGQGSCDFAGTATVTASDPSSTGCAYPSSVSAASSTTPTTPVTTTTPSTTTPSTMNPSTNTPTSTTPYGTTTPTGVLGGVGTGLGPSGAGINTDYSDGGYRLQGLSFFTTLLFSGLMLLLG